The Aquamicrobium lusatiense genome segment GCTTTCGAAGCGCGATGGTGGCGCGCGGGCAGGCGATGGCGGCCCGCTACACCTGGCAAAGAACGGCCGATGCCTTGTGGCGCGAGGTCGTCCGGGTCGCCAAAGGGCGCTGAAGGCGGGGTGCCGCACACCCGGCAGGACAGCCAAGCCAGCATTTTGTCGTAACCCGCTCGCTGCCCGCTTCGCCAGCTACCACTATTGAGCCGCTTGCGGGTGGACGGCTCTTTTCGACATGCTGCCTGCATAACAACAAGCAGGCACAGGCAGGCGGCAAGGGGCGTCTTTGGCATGTCGATCAGAGAGAGATCCTACGCCGGAAGCAGCGCGCTTCCGGGGCGAGGGCGGTCGTTCCTGGACCGCAGGCGCGTTTCGGCTTCAGCTTTTCAGCAGCATCGGCCGCTGGAGACGCAGGGCGCGGCGGTTTCCATACCGGCGGTCGTGCCGGGTGGCTCCCTCCATCTGTGGCAGCGCCCGCTCGGCGGCAGGTCGAAGCGGGTTATCGACGTGGCGGTTGCCGCCACGGCGCTGATGCTGGCGTTGCCGCTGATGCTGGCGATTGCCCTGCTCATCAGGCTGACCTGTAAGGGGCCTGTCATGTTTTCCCATCCACGGGTCGGCTTCAACGGAAGCACGTTTCGCTGCTACAAGTTCCGCACCATGGTGATCGATGCCGAGCAGCGCCTTCAGACGCATCTGGCGTCCGATCCGCAGGCGGCGGAGGAATGGCGCAAGGCGCGCAAGCTGAAGCGCGATCCGCGCCTGACGGTGCTCGGCAGCCTGTTGCGCAAATCGAGCCTCGATGAACTGCCGCAGCTGTTCAATATTTTGCGCGGCGACATGAGCTGTGTCGGACCGCGTCCGATCGTTGCCGAGGAACTGCACCGCTACGGCCCGTATGTGAAGGATTATCTGCATGCCAGACCCGGCCTCACCGGCCTGTGGCAGGTCACCGGCCGTAATCTGGTGGACTATACCGGGCGGGTGCTGCTCGACGCGCAATATGTGCGCAACTGGTCGCTGCACACGGATTTGCTGATCCTCATCCGGACGGCCGGCGCAGTGATGAGGTTCGATCGGGCCTCCTGAGGCCGGATGCCCGGGTCGACGCTGGGTCGGGCTGGGGCGGTGCGGGCTGGAGCCGGTCGGGCTGGCCGGAAGCATGTTCAGGGACGGTTCCGGCATCTGTCCGGCGACGGCCCGGCACGGTAAGGGCGAGGCCGATCAGGTAGCATCCCTGCAATGTCAGGATCAGGTAAAGGGTCCTGGAAAGGATGAGCTTGAGAGACCAATCCAGAAGGACGCCGGTCAGGATCGAAACCATGACCATGATGAGCGTGGCGACAAGGATCACAGGCGCCAGAAAACGCGCGCCGATGAAAAGCCCTGCTGCGCCTGCCGTGATGAGTGCGAGGGTCACACCGGTCTCCTTCCCGTTGCCTCTGCACCGCGACCCGCCTGCTGCGAAGAAGAACAGACTCGCTCCCTTCTGTGAAGTCGCTTTCGGTGCCGCGCGCATCGCGGGCTGGCGCCGCGTTTCGGCATGTGCGGGCTGAGCCGATGCAGCCCTCGGTCGCAGGGGTGATCGTCTGCGCGGCAATCATCGTTTTCGTGCGCCTCATGGGATGGTCGATGATCGTCGCCTTCATGGCCTCGCTCGCCTTCGGGGCCACGGCCATCGGAACGCTCTCCGCGCTTGGCGGATCTTCGCCGCAGATCTACACGGTCTTCGCCGCGCTGCTCCTGACGACAGCCGTGGCGCGCAAGGGCATCTGGCGCGAGCTGGCGGCGGTGTTCAGCCGTATCGGCGCAGCCTCCGTGATCGTGGTGCTGATGTTCCATGCGCTGATCGGTGCAATCCTGTTTCCAAGGCTGTTTGCGGGCCAGACCAGCGTGTTCATCGCATCGCGCAGCAGCCGGGGCGTTTACGAGACCGCGCTCGGTCCGTCCTCCGCAAATGTCACCCAGACCGCCTATTTCACGCTTGGCATTCTTGTGTTCGTGGCGCTTTGCCTGCTGTTGAGGCGCCGGGAAACGCTTGTCGACGTCAGGCGGGGGTTCTTTCTCTGGTTCGGGCTGCATACGCTCATGGGCATGGTGGATCTTGCCGGCAAGATGGCGGGGGCGGGGGATGTGCTGGCGCCGATCCGCACCGCCAGCTATGCGATGCTCACCCTCACCATTGAGGGCGGCTTCTGGCGGATCGCGGGCTCCTATGCCGAGGCTTCGGCCTTCGGCGCGGTGTCGCTGGCCGGGCTGGCCTTCAGCTACACATACTGGCGCAGGACAAATTCCCGTTTCGCGGCGGCGATAGCGGTGGCGCTGTTCCTGCTGCTTCTCCTGTCCACCTCGACCACGGCCTATGTCGGGCTGGCACTGCTTGGAATTCCCGTGGCGCTGTCCCTGCTTCGCTCGCTGGCATCGGCGAAGCCCGACCTGCAGGATGTGATGCTGACGGCCATGATGGCGCTGCTGTGCCTCGTGATCATGGCCATCAGCCTCTACAATGCGCAGTTCTTCGAGCCCCTTGTGCGGCTGATCGACCAGATGGTGACCCACAAGATGTCTTCGGCTTCCGGGCAGGAGCGCGCCTACTGGAACTACAAGAGCATGCAGGCTTTCTTCGATACGAACGGGCTCGGCATCGGCCTTGGAAGCTCGCGCGCGTCGAGCTGGCCGATCGCGGTGCTGTCACAGCTTGGCGTGGTCGGCGGCACCCTTGTCGCCGTGCTGCTGGCAGCTCTCCTGTGGCCGCCTGGCCGCCTGAGGCAGCCCGTCGATGCCGAGGCCGATGCGATCATGGCCAGCGCGCGGGCCAGCGCCCTGGCTGCGCTGCTGG includes the following:
- a CDS encoding sugar transferase; the protein is MSIRERSYAGSSALPGRGRSFLDRRRVSASAFQQHRPLETQGAAVSIPAVVPGGSLHLWQRPLGGRSKRVIDVAVAATALMLALPLMLAIALLIRLTCKGPVMFSHPRVGFNGSTFRCYKFRTMVIDAEQRLQTHLASDPQAAEEWRKARKLKRDPRLTVLGSLLRKSSLDELPQLFNILRGDMSCVGPRPIVAEELHRYGPYVKDYLHARPGLTGLWQVTGRNLVDYTGRVLLDAQYVRNWSLHTDLLILIRTAGAVMRFDRAS